One part of the Sphingobium yanoikuyae genome encodes these proteins:
- the ppdK gene encoding pyruvate, phosphate dikinase → MVMTEEAQMSTTSTRYVYRFGGGVNDGGKGDKNLLGGKGANLNGMAAIGLPVPPGFTITTEMCTRYYTDGGVYPESLKAEVANGIAHIEAVTGKKFGDAADPLLVSVRSGARISMPGMMDTVLNLGLNDETVLGLAAASGDERFAWDSYRRFIQMYSDVVLELDHGAFEEALEIAKEDQGYTLDTEMTADDWKALVSEYKALVAKLWNKPFPQDVADQLWGAISAVFGSWQADRAKVYRRLNSIPGDWGTAVNVQAMVFGNMGDTSATGVAFTRDPATGENAYYGEYLINAQGEDVVAGIRTPQYLTKQARERAGAKPLSMEEAMPETYAELARVFDILETHYRDMQDIEFTVQQGKLWMLQTRSGKRTAKAALKIAVEMASEGLITEEEAVARVDPAALDQLLHPTLDPKAPRDVLTKGLPASPGAASGAIVFDADTAERRNELGDAVILVRVETSPEDIHGMHAAKGILTARGGMTSHAAVVARGMGRPCVSGAGSLSIDNANKILRIGSRELKEGDILTIDGATGEVMAGEVPTVQPELAGDFGILMAWADKVRRLKVRANAETPLDCQTARDFGAEGVGLCRTEHMFFDAARITAVREMILADSEKGRRVALDKLLPEQRDDFAQIFMVMAGLPVTIRLLDPPLHEFLPHGEAEFEEVAKAAGVGVEALKRRAAELHEFNPMLGHRGCRLGVTYPEIYEMQARAIFEAALIVKERSGEAPIPEVMIPLVATKKELELMKAIVDQVAKDVFAEQGASVDYLVGTMIELPRAALKAGEIAEVGEFFSFGTNDLTQTTIGISRDDAGRFLTQYVDKGIFARDPFVSIDVEGVGQLIELAAERGRATRPGIKLGICGEHGGDPASIAFCEATGLDYVSASPYRVPIARLAAAQAALAKK, encoded by the coding sequence ATGGTTATGACGGAAGAGGCCCAGATGAGCACCACTTCGACGCGCTATGTTTATCGTTTCGGCGGTGGCGTGAACGACGGGGGCAAGGGCGACAAGAATCTGCTGGGCGGCAAGGGCGCGAACCTTAACGGCATGGCCGCGATCGGCCTGCCGGTGCCGCCGGGCTTCACCATCACCACCGAAATGTGCACCCGCTATTATACCGATGGCGGCGTCTATCCCGAAAGCCTGAAGGCGGAAGTCGCCAATGGCATCGCCCATATCGAGGCGGTCACCGGTAAGAAGTTCGGCGACGCGGCCGATCCGCTGCTGGTCTCGGTCCGCTCGGGCGCGCGCATCTCGATGCCGGGCATGATGGACACGGTCCTCAACCTCGGCCTCAATGACGAGACCGTGCTGGGCCTGGCCGCCGCATCGGGCGACGAGCGTTTCGCCTGGGACAGCTATCGCCGTTTCATCCAGATGTATTCGGACGTGGTGCTCGAACTCGATCATGGCGCTTTCGAGGAAGCCCTTGAAATCGCTAAGGAAGATCAGGGCTACACGCTCGACACCGAAATGACGGCCGACGACTGGAAGGCGCTGGTTTCGGAATATAAGGCGCTGGTCGCCAAGCTCTGGAACAAGCCTTTCCCGCAGGATGTCGCCGACCAGCTCTGGGGCGCGATCTCGGCCGTGTTCGGCAGCTGGCAGGCGGACCGTGCCAAGGTCTATCGCCGCCTGAACTCGATCCCCGGCGACTGGGGCACTGCGGTCAATGTGCAGGCGATGGTGTTCGGCAATATGGGCGACACCTCGGCCACCGGCGTTGCCTTCACCCGCGACCCCGCCACCGGCGAGAACGCCTATTATGGCGAATATCTGATCAACGCCCAGGGCGAGGACGTCGTTGCCGGCATCCGCACGCCGCAGTACCTCACCAAGCAGGCGCGCGAGCGGGCAGGGGCCAAGCCACTGTCGATGGAAGAGGCGATGCCCGAAACCTATGCCGAACTGGCACGGGTGTTCGACATCCTCGAAACCCATTATCGCGACATGCAGGACATCGAGTTCACGGTCCAGCAGGGCAAGCTTTGGATGCTCCAGACCCGTTCGGGCAAGCGCACCGCCAAGGCCGCGCTCAAGATCGCGGTCGAAATGGCCAGTGAAGGCCTGATCACCGAGGAAGAAGCCGTCGCCCGCGTCGATCCCGCCGCGCTCGACCAGCTTCTGCACCCGACCCTCGATCCCAAGGCGCCGCGCGATGTGCTGACCAAGGGCCTGCCGGCCTCACCGGGCGCGGCCAGCGGCGCGATCGTGTTCGATGCCGACACGGCCGAGCGTCGCAACGAACTGGGCGATGCCGTCATCCTGGTCCGCGTCGAAACCAGCCCCGAAGATATTCACGGCATGCACGCGGCCAAGGGCATCCTGACCGCGCGTGGCGGCATGACCAGCCACGCCGCCGTGGTGGCGCGCGGCATGGGCCGTCCCTGCGTCTCGGGCGCGGGCAGCCTGTCGATCGACAACGCCAACAAGATCCTGCGCATCGGCAGCCGCGAGCTGAAGGAAGGCGATATCCTGACCATCGACGGCGCCACCGGCGAAGTCATGGCGGGCGAAGTGCCGACCGTGCAGCCCGAACTGGCCGGTGACTTCGGCATCCTGATGGCCTGGGCCGACAAGGTTCGTCGCCTGAAGGTGCGCGCCAACGCCGAAACCCCGCTCGACTGCCAGACCGCACGCGACTTCGGGGCCGAAGGCGTGGGCCTGTGCCGGACCGAGCATATGTTCTTCGACGCGGCCCGCATCACCGCCGTGCGCGAGATGATCCTGGCCGACAGCGAGAAGGGCCGCCGCGTCGCGCTCGACAAGCTGCTGCCCGAACAGCGTGACGATTTCGCCCAGATCTTCATGGTGATGGCCGGCCTGCCCGTGACCATCCGCCTGCTCGATCCACCGCTCCACGAATTCCTGCCGCATGGCGAAGCGGAGTTCGAGGAAGTGGCCAAGGCGGCCGGCGTCGGTGTCGAGGCGCTCAAGCGTCGCGCCGCCGAACTGCACGAATTCAACCCGATGTTGGGCCATCGTGGTTGCCGCCTGGGCGTGACCTATCCCGAAATCTACGAGATGCAGGCCCGCGCCATCTTCGAAGCCGCGCTGATCGTGAAGGAACGGAGCGGCGAAGCGCCGATCCCCGAAGTCATGATCCCGCTCGTCGCGACGAAGAAGGAGCTGGAACTGATGAAGGCGATCGTCGATCAGGTCGCCAAGGACGTGTTCGCCGAGCAGGGGGCGTCGGTCGACTATCTGGTCGGCACGATGATCGAACTGCCGCGCGCTGCGCTGAAGGCTGGCGAGATCGCCGAAGTCGGCGAATTCTTCTCCTTCGGCACCAATGACCTGACCCAGACGACGATCGGCATCAGCCGTGACGACGCCGGCCGCTTCCTGACGCAATATGTCGACAAGGGCATCTTCGCCCGCGACCCGTTCGTCAGCATCGATGTGGAGGGCGTGGGCCAGCTCATCGAACTGGCGGCCGAACGCGGCCGGGCGACCCGCCCCGGCATCAAGCTGGGCATCTGCGGCGAACATGGCGGCGACCCGGCCTCGATCGCCTTCTGCGAGGCGACCGGCCTCGATTATGTCTCGGCATCGCCCTATCGCGTGCCGATCGCCCGCCTGGCCGCGGCGCAGGCCGCTCTGGCGAAGAAGTAA
- the glyS gene encoding glycine--tRNA ligase subunit beta codes for MTDFLLELRCEEIPARMQLKASDDLARLFTEELAKAGLKPASIDSFVTPRRLALIARDLPLETAAVSEEFKGPRTSAPAQALEGFLRKTGLTQEQLEDRDGVWFAVVNKPGRATTDVLAEAVPAVIRAFPWPKSMRWGAASATTESLRWVRPLQGIIALLGGEIVQLSIEGIEAGRETVGHRFHSTGAIRIDGADDYADKLRAAYVIVSHQERQAIIEAKAGEAAAAKGYSVIEDKGLVAENAGLTEWPVPLLGDFDPEFLEVPPEVIQLTLRINQKYFVLRDAGGKLAPAFICTANIEAKDGGVAIVAGNRKVLAARLSDARFFWQQDRKTPLAEQAKKLGRITFHEKLGTVADKVERIAKLAEWLASEGIVPNCDPALARQAAELCKADLVTEMVGEFPELQGVMGGYYARAEGLPDAVADAIRDHYKPVGQGDDVPTAPVTVAVSLADKLDTLRSFFGIDEKPTGSRDPFALRRAALGVIQIVTANGLRMPVAEGDLLDFFADRLKVQQKEAGVRHDLIDAVFALGGEDDLVRLLARVKALQSFIATDDGANLLAGYKRAANILKKEAPDLTVTPAKAGVSSDGAPTPEMPASAGMTNLGLSYEPEKAEADLIAALDAAEPQAAQAVAAEEFEGAMAALATLRAPIDAFFETVTVNDADPAKRTTRLALLARVRDAVHNVADFSKITG; via the coding sequence ATGACCGATTTCCTCCTCGAACTGCGCTGCGAGGAAATTCCCGCGCGCATGCAATTGAAGGCGTCTGACGATCTGGCCCGCCTCTTCACCGAGGAACTGGCCAAGGCCGGGCTCAAGCCCGCGTCGATCGACAGCTTCGTCACGCCGCGCCGCCTGGCGCTGATCGCCCGCGACCTGCCGCTGGAAACCGCGGCGGTCAGCGAGGAGTTCAAGGGCCCCCGCACCAGCGCCCCGGCGCAGGCGCTTGAAGGTTTTCTGCGCAAGACCGGCCTGACCCAGGAGCAGCTGGAGGATCGCGACGGCGTCTGGTTCGCCGTGGTGAACAAGCCCGGCCGCGCCACCACCGACGTGCTGGCCGAAGCCGTGCCGGCAGTCATCCGTGCCTTCCCCTGGCCCAAGTCGATGCGCTGGGGCGCGGCCAGTGCCACCACCGAAAGCCTGCGCTGGGTCCGCCCGCTGCAGGGCATCATCGCGCTGCTCGGCGGCGAGATCGTGCAATTGTCGATCGAAGGGATCGAGGCTGGCCGCGAGACGGTGGGCCATCGCTTCCATTCGACCGGGGCGATCCGCATCGACGGCGCCGACGACTATGCCGACAAGCTGCGCGCCGCCTATGTCATCGTCTCGCATCAGGAGCGTCAGGCGATCATCGAGGCGAAGGCCGGCGAGGCTGCGGCGGCCAAGGGCTATAGCGTGATTGAGGACAAGGGCCTGGTCGCGGAAAATGCCGGCCTTACCGAATGGCCGGTGCCCTTGCTGGGCGATTTTGATCCGGAATTTCTTGAGGTTCCGCCTGAAGTCATTCAGCTAACCCTGCGTATCAACCAGAAATATTTTGTTCTGCGTGATGCGGGCGGAAAGCTGGCTCCGGCCTTCATCTGCACCGCCAATATCGAGGCAAAGGATGGCGGCGTGGCGATCGTCGCCGGCAACCGCAAGGTGCTGGCTGCACGCCTAAGCGACGCCCGCTTCTTCTGGCAGCAGGACCGCAAGACCCCGCTCGCCGAGCAGGCGAAGAAGCTCGGCCGCATCACCTTCCATGAAAAGCTGGGCACCGTCGCCGACAAGGTGGAGCGGATTGCCAAGCTGGCCGAATGGCTGGCGAGCGAAGGCATCGTGCCGAACTGCGACCCGGCGCTGGCGCGTCAGGCGGCGGAACTGTGCAAGGCCGACCTCGTCACCGAAATGGTCGGCGAATTCCCTGAATTACAGGGGGTTATGGGCGGCTATTATGCCCGCGCCGAAGGCCTGCCCGACGCCGTCGCCGACGCGATCCGCGACCATTATAAGCCGGTCGGGCAGGGCGATGACGTCCCCACCGCGCCGGTCACGGTCGCGGTCAGCCTGGCGGACAAGCTGGATACGCTGCGCTCCTTCTTCGGTATCGATGAAAAGCCGACTGGTTCGCGTGACCCGTTTGCGCTGCGCCGCGCAGCACTGGGCGTGATCCAGATCGTGACCGCCAATGGTCTGCGTATGCCTGTTGCAGAGGGCGACCTGCTCGACTTCTTCGCTGACCGTCTCAAGGTGCAGCAGAAGGAAGCGGGCGTTCGTCATGACCTGATCGACGCGGTGTTCGCGCTGGGTGGCGAGGACGACCTTGTCCGCCTGCTGGCCCGCGTGAAGGCGCTTCAGTCCTTCATCGCGACCGATGACGGTGCCAATCTGCTCGCCGGCTACAAGCGCGCCGCCAATATCCTCAAGAAGGAAGCGCCCGATCTGACCGTCACCCCAGCGAAGGCTGGGGTCTCGAGCGATGGCGCGCCGACGCCTGAGATGCCAGCTTCCGCTGGCATGACGAATTTGGGGCTTTCCTATGAACCCGAAAAGGCCGAGGCTGATCTGATCGCTGCGCTCGACGCGGCGGAGCCGCAGGCGGCACAGGCTGTCGCGGCCGAGGAGTTCGAAGGCGCCATGGCTGCGCTTGCGACGCTCCGTGCGCCGATCGACGCCTTCTTTGAGACCGTGACGGTGAATGATGCTGATCCGGCGAAGCGCACGACTCGCCTCGCGCTGCTGGCGCGGGTCCGTGATGCAGTGCACAATGTCGCCGACTTTTCGAAGATTACAGGATAA
- a CDS encoding glycine--tRNA ligase subunit alpha produces MAEGKALSFQDLILTLHAYWGKQGCVILQPYDMEVGAGTFHPATTLRSLGPKPWNAAYVQPSRRPTDGRYGENPNRLQHYYQYQVIMKPSPANLQELYLGSLREIGIDPLVHDIRFVEDDWESPTLGAWGLGWEVWCDGMEVTQFTYFQQMGGYDCKPVAGELTYGLERLAMYIQGVDSVYDLKFNDQGVTYGDVFLENERQMSKWNFEVADTEKLFRWFKDCKAEYDQCIANDVPLAAFEQAIKASHTFNLLQARGVISVQERASYMGQVRDMAKGSCEAWMKTNGWTA; encoded by the coding sequence GTGGCCGAGGGCAAAGCGCTTTCCTTCCAGGACCTCATTCTCACCCTGCACGCCTATTGGGGCAAGCAGGGTTGTGTCATTCTTCAGCCCTACGACATGGAAGTGGGGGCGGGTACATTTCACCCGGCGACCACGCTGCGCAGCCTGGGGCCCAAGCCCTGGAACGCGGCCTATGTCCAGCCGAGCCGCCGTCCGACCGACGGCCGCTATGGCGAGAACCCGAACCGGCTGCAGCATTATTACCAATATCAGGTGATCATGAAGCCCAGCCCTGCAAACCTGCAGGAGCTGTATCTGGGCAGCCTCCGGGAAATCGGCATCGACCCGCTGGTCCACGACATCCGCTTTGTCGAGGATGACTGGGAAAGCCCGACGCTGGGCGCCTGGGGCCTGGGCTGGGAAGTCTGGTGCGACGGCATGGAAGTCACCCAGTTCACCTATTTCCAGCAGATGGGCGGCTATGACTGCAAGCCGGTCGCGGGCGAGCTGACCTATGGCCTCGAACGCCTCGCCATGTATATTCAGGGCGTCGACAGCGTCTATGATCTGAAGTTCAACGACCAGGGCGTCACCTATGGCGACGTGTTCCTGGAAAATGAGCGGCAGATGTCGAAATGGAATTTCGAGGTCGCCGACACCGAGAAACTGTTCCGCTGGTTCAAGGACTGCAAGGCCGAATATGACCAGTGCATCGCCAATGATGTGCCGCTCGCGGCCTTCGAGCAGGCGATCAAGGCCAGCCACACCTTCAATCTGCTGCAGGCGCGCGGCGTGATCTCCGTGCAGGAACGCGCCAGCTATATGGGCCAGGTCCGCGACATGGCCAAGGGTAGCTGCGAAGCGTGGATGAAGACCAACGGATGGACCGCCTGA
- a CDS encoding TraB/GumN family protein, giving the protein MRLTAFPSRWLSAGLLLLGAWGQAQPVTAREPVNIAVNVAPALWQVKDADTTIYLFGTVHVLKPGIDWFKGGVKQAFDAADELVLEIIEPDNPGEMAQMMAGKAMATDRVALSTRLAPDAAQKYRAAMVAAGVPWQSFEAFNPWMAGMILSVAPLQKLGYQSDIGAEKILRAAAEKAGKKVGALETVEQQLNFFADLPMAQQVQFLNATVEGMDGMEGEFAALLNHWQTGQPEKLADEMNDSLKATPELAQVLLINRNANWAKWIKARLDQPGTVFVAVGAGHLAGKGSVQDQLKTLGIASARVKQGE; this is encoded by the coding sequence ATGAGACTGACCGCTTTCCCGTCCCGCTGGCTTTCCGCGGGACTTTTGCTGCTCGGCGCCTGGGGCCAGGCCCAGCCCGTCACCGCCCGCGAACCCGTCAACATCGCTGTCAACGTCGCCCCTGCCCTGTGGCAGGTGAAGGATGCCGACACGACCATCTATCTGTTCGGCACCGTCCATGTGCTGAAACCGGGGATCGACTGGTTCAAGGGCGGGGTGAAGCAGGCGTTCGACGCAGCGGACGAACTGGTGCTGGAAATCATCGAACCCGACAATCCCGGCGAGATGGCGCAGATGATGGCGGGCAAGGCGATGGCAACCGACCGGGTCGCCCTGTCCACCCGGCTCGCGCCCGACGCCGCACAGAAATATCGCGCGGCGATGGTGGCAGCCGGCGTGCCATGGCAGTCGTTCGAGGCGTTCAATCCGTGGATGGCCGGCATGATCCTATCGGTCGCGCCATTGCAGAAGCTGGGCTACCAGTCCGACATCGGCGCGGAAAAGATATTGCGCGCCGCAGCCGAGAAGGCCGGCAAGAAGGTCGGCGCGCTGGAAACGGTGGAGCAGCAGCTCAATTTCTTCGCCGACCTGCCGATGGCGCAGCAGGTCCAGTTCCTCAACGCCACGGTCGAGGGGATGGACGGCATGGAAGGCGAGTTCGCCGCCCTGCTCAACCATTGGCAGACCGGCCAGCCGGAAAAGCTGGCGGACGAGATGAATGATTCGCTCAAGGCCACACCCGAACTGGCGCAGGTGCTGCTGATCAACCGCAACGCCAATTGGGCCAAGTGGATCAAGGCGCGACTGGATCAGCCCGGCACCGTGTTCGTCGCGGTCGGCGCGGGCCATCTGGCCGGCAAGGGCAGCGTGCAGGATCAGTTGAAGACGCTGGGCATCGCCAGCGCGCGTGTGAAGCAGGGGGAATAA
- a CDS encoding TraB/GumN family protein, with protein sequence MKSWVIRFLALCGLALIAACGSEQKAPAPKVEAGQGPALWRIERAGLDGWIFGTIHVLPEGVDWQTPTIKQAWKDADQLVLEAADLQDQQKTLGLFESMGRSPNLPALDARVPAGERPELDRIVKEGGTSAQALSGYESWAAAMLLSAASQESLNVSQANGVEPVLIAAFKGRPIGGLETVERQFGAFDGLPEAAQRKLLIQTIHEAKDMKALYNRILTAWAKGDMEAIAKEDQNGEQPDPVVEDAILTARNRDWVGAVDKLKGRPFIAVGAGHLTGKDNLVDLLKAKGYKVTRVQ encoded by the coding sequence ATGAAAAGCTGGGTGATCCGTTTTCTGGCCCTTTGCGGTCTTGCCCTCATCGCCGCGTGCGGCAGCGAACAGAAGGCCCCTGCCCCCAAGGTCGAGGCCGGCCAAGGGCCAGCGCTGTGGCGGATCGAACGCGCGGGCCTCGACGGCTGGATCTTCGGCACCATCCATGTCCTGCCCGAAGGGGTCGACTGGCAGACGCCGACGATCAAGCAGGCCTGGAAGGATGCCGACCAGTTGGTGCTGGAGGCCGCCGACCTGCAGGACCAGCAAAAGACGCTGGGTCTGTTCGAAAGCATGGGCCGCAGCCCCAACCTGCCTGCGCTCGACGCGCGCGTGCCGGCGGGCGAGCGCCCCGAACTCGACCGCATCGTCAAGGAAGGCGGCACCAGCGCGCAGGCGCTGTCGGGCTATGAAAGCTGGGCGGCCGCCATGCTGCTGTCGGCCGCGTCGCAGGAAAGCCTGAACGTCAGCCAGGCCAATGGCGTCGAGCCGGTACTGATCGCCGCCTTCAAGGGCCGGCCGATCGGTGGCCTCGAAACCGTCGAGCGCCAGTTCGGCGCCTTTGACGGCCTGCCCGAAGCGGCGCAGCGCAAGCTGCTGATCCAGACCATCCATGAAGCCAAGGATATGAAGGCGCTCTATAATCGCATCCTGACCGCCTGGGCCAAGGGCGACATGGAGGCGATCGCGAAAGAGGACCAGAATGGCGAGCAGCCCGACCCCGTGGTCGAGGACGCGATCCTGACCGCGCGCAACCGCGATTGGGTCGGCGCGGTCGACAAGCTGAAGGGCCGCCCCTTCATCGCGGTGGGCGCCGGCCACCTGACCGGCAAGGACAATCTCGTCGATCTGCTCAAGGCCAAGGGCTACAAGGTCACGCGCGTGCAATAA
- a CDS encoding 50S ribosomal protein L25/general stress protein Ctc: MSEQLTLSAEARDRAGKGASRALRREGRVPAVIYGMNEEPLSIHVEEKLLNKQLGTGHFFNSVIMVEVGGKTVRTLAKDVAFHPVTDRPLHADFLRVSEHATVTVAVPVRFENEDASPGLKKGGVLNVVRHDVELVVDAAEIPDDVVVDLKGFEVGDSIHISAVTLPKGAKAAIEDRDFTIATIVAPSALKSAEGEAAEGEGE, from the coding sequence ATGAGCGAGCAGCTTACGCTGTCGGCCGAGGCACGCGATCGGGCAGGCAAGGGAGCCTCCCGCGCCCTCCGCCGTGAGGGCCGCGTACCCGCCGTCATCTATGGTATGAACGAAGAACCCCTGTCGATCCACGTCGAGGAAAAGCTCCTCAACAAGCAGCTCGGCACCGGTCACTTCTTCAATTCGGTCATCATGGTCGAAGTCGGCGGCAAGACCGTCCGCACCCTCGCCAAGGATGTGGCCTTCCACCCCGTGACCGATCGTCCGCTGCACGCCGACTTCCTGCGCGTTTCGGAACATGCCACCGTGACCGTCGCTGTCCCGGTGCGCTTCGAGAATGAAGACGCCTCGCCCGGCCTCAAGAAGGGTGGCGTGCTGAACGTCGTCCGTCACGACGTCGAACTGGTCGTCGATGCCGCCGAGATCCCCGATGACGTCGTCGTCGACCTCAAGGGCTTCGAAGTCGGCGATTCGATCCACATCAGCGCCGTGACCCTGCCCAAGGGCGCGAAGGCTGCGATCGAAGACCGCGACTTCACCATCGCCACCATCGTCGCTCCCTCGGCTCTCAAGAGCGCCGAAGGCGAAGCCGCCGAGGGCGAAGGCGAGTAA
- the pth gene encoding aminoacyl-tRNA hydrolase has product MQIWAGLGNPGQQYAMHRHNVGFMAADLIADMYRFSPPKKQFQGWVQEGRIGPEKIILLKPATFMNESGRAVGEAMRFYKLTPQDVTVFHDELDLAPMKVKVKRGGGNAGHNGLRSTDAHIGNDFRRVRLGIGHPGHKDKVHGYVLGNYHKSEMDALADMLGAIGAEAEWLAKNDDARFMNEVALRLAD; this is encoded by the coding sequence ATGCAGATCTGGGCCGGCCTCGGCAATCCGGGGCAGCAATATGCGATGCACCGGCACAATGTCGGCTTCATGGCCGCGGACCTGATCGCCGACATGTATCGCTTCTCGCCGCCCAAAAAGCAGTTCCAGGGCTGGGTGCAGGAAGGGCGGATCGGCCCGGAGAAGATCATCCTGCTCAAACCCGCCACCTTCATGAACGAAAGCGGCCGCGCGGTCGGCGAGGCGATGCGCTTCTACAAGCTGACACCGCAGGACGTGACCGTCTTTCATGATGAGCTCGATCTCGCGCCGATGAAGGTCAAGGTGAAGCGCGGCGGCGGCAATGCCGGCCATAATGGCCTGCGTTCGACCGACGCCCATATTGGCAATGATTTCCGCCGCGTGCGGCTCGGCATCGGCCATCCCGGCCATAAGGACAAGGTCCATGGCTATGTGCTGGGCAATTACCACAAGAGCGAGATGGACGCGCTCGCCGACATGCTGGGCGCGATCGGTGCCGAGGCGGAATGGCTGGCGAAGAATGACGACGCCCGCTTCATGAACGAAGTGGCGCTGCGGCTGGCCGACTGA
- a CDS encoding porin family protein, which produces MRYLPLCCLLANALVYAGPALAQEAPAHLSDDTPDQGWHLTVSPYVWAASLHGNAELAGVRTRVDMPFSEIFDHLDFVTMGEVVLSNGKVGAYVDGQYVKTSQDASVYHQQVGLGIRKTHVSGGLFYNIIDHRMAERTVHGDRRRFTFAPVVGLRWSKLSADVAALGLTANRKADWTEVLAGVRTAGDIDRHWVIDARLNAGGFSDRKSSMDGEGTIGYRLRLAGLPLTVRAGYRFVHQQYRMRDFTGQQFRWNVSQEGPLLGLSARF; this is translated from the coding sequence ATGCGATATCTTCCTCTATGCTGCCTGCTCGCCAATGCCCTTGTCTATGCCGGACCGGCCTTGGCGCAGGAGGCGCCGGCGCACCTGTCCGATGACACGCCCGATCAGGGCTGGCATCTCACCGTCTCGCCCTATGTCTGGGCGGCGTCGCTGCACGGCAATGCGGAACTGGCGGGGGTCCGCACCAGGGTCGACATGCCTTTCTCCGAGATATTCGACCATCTCGACTTCGTTACCATGGGCGAAGTCGTCCTGAGCAATGGCAAGGTTGGCGCCTATGTCGACGGCCAATATGTGAAGACCAGCCAGGACGCATCCGTCTATCATCAGCAGGTGGGACTGGGCATCAGGAAGACCCATGTGTCGGGCGGCCTCTTCTACAATATCATCGACCATCGCATGGCGGAGCGGACCGTTCATGGGGATCGGCGCCGCTTCACCTTTGCGCCGGTCGTCGGTCTGCGCTGGTCGAAACTGTCGGCCGATGTCGCGGCGCTGGGCCTGACGGCCAATCGCAAGGCCGACTGGACGGAGGTGCTGGCCGGCGTCCGCACGGCCGGCGATATCGACCGTCACTGGGTGATCGACGCGCGCCTGAATGCCGGCGGCTTTAGCGACCGCAAATCCAGCATGGATGGCGAAGGAACGATTGGCTACCGGCTGCGCCTCGCCGGCCTGCCGCTGACCGTGCGCGCTGGCTATCGATTCGTTCACCAGCAATATCGGATGCGCGACTTTACCGGCCAGCAATTTCGCTGGAACGTCTCGCAGGAAGGGCCGCTACTGGGCCTCTCGGCCCGATTCTGA
- a CDS encoding linear amide C-N hydrolase, with protein sequence MSRLPAFLSGLALLSAQLASVSADACTRLVYHGANDDVITARSMDWKVDVGTNLWIFPRGIARSGEAGPNSVKWTSRYGSVIATGYDISTTDGMNEAGLTANLLWLVESEYPHFDGKQPGMSIAIWTQYVLDNFATVKEAVDALSKESFVVVTDNIPGEERLGTLHLAISDASGDSAIFEYIKGKLVIHHGPQYPVMTNSPIFDEQLALNAYWKDIGGTTMLPGTNRSADRFARASFYVKAIPKSEDPVTALASVFSVIRNVSVPFGISTPDQPNISSTRWRTVADHKRKLYFFESAMTPNSFWVDLKTIDFAPSAKVKKLDLGPNQTKTYSGEVGGQFKDAPAFKFLGLS encoded by the coding sequence ATGTCTCGTCTGCCTGCTTTCCTGTCCGGTCTTGCGCTGCTCTCGGCGCAACTGGCGTCGGTATCGGCCGATGCCTGCACGCGCCTGGTCTATCATGGCGCCAATGACGATGTGATCACCGCCCGGTCAATGGACTGGAAGGTCGATGTCGGCACCAACCTCTGGATCTTTCCACGCGGCATCGCGCGCAGTGGGGAGGCGGGCCCCAATTCGGTCAAATGGACGTCCCGCTATGGCAGTGTGATCGCCACCGGTTACGACATTTCCACCACCGACGGCATGAACGAGGCGGGGCTGACCGCCAATCTCCTGTGGCTGGTCGAATCCGAATATCCGCATTTCGACGGCAAGCAGCCGGGCATGAGCATCGCCATCTGGACCCAATATGTGCTCGACAATTTTGCCACGGTGAAGGAGGCAGTCGACGCGCTGTCCAAGGAAAGCTTCGTCGTCGTCACCGACAATATTCCCGGCGAGGAACGGCTCGGCACGCTCCACCTCGCGATTTCGGATGCGTCGGGCGACAGTGCCATCTTCGAATATATCAAGGGCAAGCTGGTGATCCATCACGGCCCGCAATATCCGGTGATGACCAATTCGCCGATCTTCGACGAGCAACTGGCGCTCAACGCCTATTGGAAGGATATTGGCGGCACCACCATGCTGCCGGGCACCAACCGCTCGGCCGATCGCTTCGCCCGCGCCTCCTTCTATGTGAAGGCCATTCCCAAGAGCGAAGACCCGGTGACGGCGCTGGCCAGCGTGTTCAGCGTGATCCGCAATGTCTCGGTGCCATTCGGCATCTCGACCCCGGACCAGCCCAATATCTCCTCGACCCGCTGGCGCACGGTCGCGGACCACAAGCGCAAGCTCTATTTCTTCGAATCCGCCATGACGCCGAACAGCTTCTGGGTCGACCTCAAGACGATCGACTTTGCGCCGTCGGCCAAGGTGAAGAAGCTCGATCTTGGTCCGAACCAGACGAAGACCTATTCAGGCGAGGTCGGCGGCCAGTTCAAGGATGCGCCGGCCTTCAAATTCCTGGGACTGTCCTGA